From one Gracilibacillus salinarum genomic stretch:
- a CDS encoding peptide ABC transporter substrate-binding protein: MRQNKWLLLVVALLLGLVLAACSTTGSDSEEGSEDEGSTTESESTQSDEEKVLNIAATADIPTMDPIMAEDNVSFQYVSAVYEGLYRIATGGEIVSGVANKDETEISEDGLTYTFHLREDATWENGEPVTAQDFVYGWQRAINPDNGSFYANYLMSGKIKNAAEIYAGNMEASELGVSAPDDYTFVVELEKAVPYMDSYAAFMTFFPLNQEFVEEQGEDFALTPENMLSNGPFKMTEWNTEAGWVLEKNTEYWDAENVALDGINVKVVKDADTGLSNYEVGELDRVSLQGAQVKDNQTSPEFKSLTETSVFWLKMNQASAEKGEYMQNLNFRMALAKGFDKQSYIDVAYGNDSEPVNYFVPSGFVEHPETGEDFQTGSDVLAFDVEAAKEYWNKAKEELGFEEVTISFLSGDTDVSKSISDYMKTELEKNLEGLTLETVNVPWAQQLELMRTHEYELAVSGWGPDYKDAISFVDLWITDGENNDVGYSNEEYDALVESAKGELATKPVERFEALQQAEKIALDDAAIAPIMQRKTSVLSKDYVKGMDTLNPFGNDYSFKYVDIQK; this comes from the coding sequence ATGAGACAAAACAAATGGTTATTGCTGGTAGTAGCTCTGCTTTTAGGACTAGTACTTGCAGCATGTTCAACAACAGGAAGTGATTCTGAAGAAGGATCAGAGGACGAAGGAAGTACTACAGAATCTGAGAGTACGCAATCAGATGAAGAGAAAGTCTTAAATATTGCGGCTACTGCGGATATTCCTACAATGGATCCGATTATGGCTGAAGATAATGTATCTTTCCAATATGTTTCAGCTGTCTATGAGGGGTTATATCGTATAGCAACTGGTGGTGAAATTGTATCAGGTGTTGCAAATAAAGACGAAACAGAAATTAGTGAGGATGGTTTGACTTATACTTTTCATTTGCGTGAAGATGCAACATGGGAAAATGGAGAACCTGTAACAGCACAAGACTTCGTTTATGGTTGGCAACGTGCCATTAATCCAGATAATGGTTCTTTTTACGCTAACTATCTAATGAGTGGTAAGATTAAAAATGCAGCTGAAATCTATGCTGGTAATATGGAAGCTTCTGAATTAGGAGTAAGTGCTCCTGATGATTATACATTTGTAGTAGAATTAGAAAAAGCAGTACCATATATGGATTCTTATGCAGCATTTATGACGTTCTTCCCATTAAATCAAGAATTTGTTGAAGAGCAAGGTGAAGATTTTGCTTTAACACCTGAAAATATGCTATCAAACGGTCCGTTCAAAATGACTGAATGGAACACAGAAGCAGGATGGGTTTTAGAAAAGAACACAGAATATTGGGATGCTGAAAATGTAGCATTAGATGGTATTAACGTAAAAGTAGTAAAAGATGCAGATACAGGTCTTTCTAACTATGAAGTTGGTGAATTAGACCGAGTATCTTTACAAGGTGCACAAGTAAAAGACAATCAGACAAGCCCAGAATTTAAATCCTTAACAGAAACAAGTGTTTTCTGGTTAAAGATGAATCAGGCGTCAGCTGAAAAAGGTGAATATATGCAAAACCTTAACTTCAGAATGGCACTTGCAAAAGGTTTCGATAAACAATCGTACATTGATGTAGCTTATGGTAACGATTCTGAACCCGTTAACTATTTCGTGCCTTCTGGTTTTGTAGAACACCCAGAAACCGGTGAAGACTTCCAAACAGGCAGTGACGTATTAGCGTTTGATGTGGAAGCAGCGAAAGAATACTGGAATAAAGCAAAAGAAGAATTAGGTTTTGAAGAAGTAACGATCAGTTTCTTAAGTGGTGACACTGATGTGTCAAAATCAATCAGTGATTACATGAAAACAGAATTAGAGAAAAATTTAGAAGGACTTACACTTGAAACAGTTAACGTACCATGGGCGCAACAGCTTGAATTAATGCGTACACATGAATATGAATTAGCGGTTTCTGGATGGGGTCCAGACTATAAAGATGCCATTTCTTTTGTAGACCTTTGGATAACGGATGGAGAGAACAATGATGTTGGTTATTCTAACGAAGAATACGATGCACTTGTAGAATCTGCAAAAGGTGAACTTGCTACAAAACCTGTTGAGCGTTTTGAAGCATTGCAACAAGCAGAAAAAATTGCTTTAGACGATGCAGCCATTGCACCGATCATGCAACGTAAAACATCCGTGCTTTCTAAAGACTATGTAAAAGGTATGGATACCTTGAATCCATTTGGTAATGATTACAGCTTTAAATATGTAGATATTCAAAAGTAA
- a CDS encoding DUF3899 domain-containing protein, with protein sequence MTQITKQTTLFAIHLLLCLALVFVFMKQFILLSYINILFYFGGGYLMAGLLLYVIAKRFFDITAASFQKVFTKTSKHKQWESTIVTERPHLNGSV encoded by the coding sequence ATGACACAGATAACAAAGCAAACGACTCTTTTTGCTATACACCTTCTATTATGCCTAGCTTTAGTTTTTGTATTTATGAAACAGTTCATACTTTTGTCTTATATTAATATCTTGTTTTACTTCGGTGGAGGCTACTTAATGGCAGGACTGCTATTATACGTTATAGCTAAGCGTTTTTTCGATATAACGGCAGCAAGTTTTCAGAAGGTCTTTACAAAAACTAGTAAACATAAACAATGGGAAAGTACTATTGTTACAGAACGCCCCCATCTGAACGGGTCAGTATAA
- the trpS gene encoding tryptophan--tRNA ligase has translation MKTIFSGIQPSGSLTLGNYLGAMKHFVSLQEENNCYFCVVDEHAITVPQDRLKLRDNIKSLAALYIASGIDPDKSVLFIQSEVPAHTQLGWMLQTVSYIGELERMTQFKDKSHGKEAVSAGLLTYPPLMAADILLYNTDIVPVGEDQKQHLELTRDLAQRFNYRFNDIFTIPEISIPKVGARIMSLQEPTKKMSKSDDNQKASIFMLDTEKQIEKKIKSAVTDSDGIVKFDKENKAGISNLLTIFASCTGETIEAVEARYEGKNYGEFKQDTANAVIDALRPIQERYYQLIESDELDDLLDQGADKANFAATKMIRKAKKAMGLGRVKKKK, from the coding sequence ATGAAAACTATATTCTCAGGTATTCAACCGAGTGGAAGTCTTACATTAGGAAATTATTTAGGAGCGATGAAGCATTTTGTTTCATTACAGGAAGAGAATAATTGCTATTTCTGTGTTGTAGATGAACATGCCATTACCGTTCCACAGGATCGACTGAAGCTGCGTGACAATATAAAATCACTTGCGGCCTTATATATTGCATCAGGTATTGACCCTGATAAATCAGTATTGTTCATCCAATCCGAAGTCCCTGCCCACACACAGTTAGGCTGGATGTTACAAACGGTCAGCTACATTGGTGAACTAGAGCGCATGACACAGTTTAAAGACAAATCACACGGAAAAGAAGCCGTGTCAGCCGGTTTGTTAACCTACCCGCCATTAATGGCTGCCGATATTCTGCTTTATAATACCGATATCGTACCTGTTGGTGAGGATCAAAAACAGCATCTTGAATTAACACGTGATCTCGCTCAGCGGTTCAACTATCGCTTTAATGACATTTTTACTATTCCGGAAATAAGCATTCCGAAGGTCGGAGCAAGAATTATGTCCTTGCAGGAACCGACGAAAAAAATGAGTAAATCTGATGATAATCAAAAAGCGTCTATCTTTATGCTTGATACCGAAAAACAAATCGAGAAGAAAATTAAAAGTGCTGTAACCGATTCTGACGGTATTGTGAAATTTGATAAAGAGAATAAGGCGGGAATCAGCAACTTGCTTACTATTTTTGCAAGCTGTACAGGAGAAACCATTGAAGCAGTCGAAGCTCGATATGAAGGAAAAAATTATGGTGAGTTTAAACAAGATACAGCTAATGCTGTGATCGACGCCCTACGCCCTATTCAGGAACGCTATTATCAGTTAATTGAGTCTGACGAATTAGACGATTTGCTTGACCAAGGCGCCGACAAAGCTAACTTTGCTGCTACTAAAATGATTCGTAAGGCGAAAAAAGCAATGGGGCTTGGAAGAGTGAAGAAGAAAAAATAA